A window from Drosophila yakuba strain Tai18E2 chromosome 3L, Prin_Dyak_Tai18E2_2.1, whole genome shotgun sequence encodes these proteins:
- the LOC6532396 gene encoding uncharacterized protein LOC6532396 isoform X2, with amino-acid sequence MDASPLSPEQAPILVTGRSLDQQVDASSPNHSNYSNLTNSSSGSSASSPSACSSSSSSSSAPQYSADIRAAALHPQQQQQQQQQQRGSASGSRSGSGSAKTCELDVGEERDTFSPVSSPDCNGAAAVNVLPSSSGSVDNKIYEGGSKVKPPSKEEKQRQNEEIVCMETSTVSTETGSWESMYPAAGVAPQAEPEEMEASTVFKGISASTLLRDLEKRDQPLSTSGTSACFIDASSLRDEDEVLSFPSLDGHGQEEEVGQEATGDEEPEDEPSPTEQLEQFHKSFARCKGVRLTQQQQQQHQQQQREQEQEDPPDEPAEERHAPMSVPYSFQHNAQHFSVLPLGSSPKFTHHQHPHNQSQQHHPDLSYTTDYSSSSPAPSLVWSEQGRNHQGASSSTPHNSMVHIEPASAGSNNSSIHRDYTLSSSLSHHRDSGAYCSDATDSPLPLPRTPKRSSKFDEANPIVSGGASIEDFREKQCESPSIKRRTDTCPIVSGGFVSLDFAPTRPLADDDDEEELGEDPELAGVEMRVKTGVQRKPVPGIASWVVDMSDCRPERRRSTSSTTSSFRERSDSNSSHKSGCGFYVSLDDMDRKPQEQPKAAAVAPPSQLSKSYTAPKSAGFFVDLSQSAKDDDVAAKSQEVTEDKEEAKPEPKNIFSMFIDFGEQKTPRSNGRKEPLSLAQRLSSSLSSSASRRGDTEVMKSSASSTETLMAKSANQKDVSAGAGESKSLDYRCNLEPPLTVAALRRLSQQHRQQSDPAKRHSWGSNGQPEQASGSGAGNDCKRSISLTANGATDSGAGLMSIIDKLPIISKASSLSIDSSVSPYDDFSGSNPGISSCSEEEQGQVQGRIKKRRRDVQINETYDKSSLASVTEGILSKDLSPASNTDTDDLTFQQDEQLAKEQAELVAMPLQLTSSSNRTSSVMETIIEAKETASPKKQVTLSNGHTMESLHATIEKQKQLLETVNEHGEQTTQQPSQIPSSFVKLSDMDKPVKHDLQSPDSMSKSVGNNHRSSQLGQRLYRDENRARPHSWAMTRSTGNTLQNFTNSVDNIRSLSRLFPNFSKEFSNSLPNGMTLEQVQGQQVDYIQTDLSADSSLASSFSRSGMDESSLSCRQPRRLGEDLLKMFLQEIATDMLVEVHGRRIRAHKCILRSRCQYFAAMLAGHGSQSVVSLQGYSYAAVHFALCHIYSGASHPPDGISLMELAALADLLGLEGLKEVTSHALKTNYCHNFHKPCSGCTDGILQVLPVALNHALDDLYRKCLRWTCRHYLKVWPTRQFAQLPPDILGRCRQQIVAYMTSETVLDTVLDCDHLLAQLSAYRWGHVCEQLVREILEAAYAYVGDHFASLIASDSFLSLGHDRSRHIPRLETLLLHTAAELTPEQACRSYQRVTRLNTVLQAKVIHMPASLGQSELARELQGLQEEQLDWQPEYIRLVGALVYAVEQCLIRQCSRAMRVTAWQRMDLELRKKIQTLARLTEPLDMKRQNGKPVSKAFSFGGSTRSQDLVQIKLAIQAQTKRAHAQETLMYKATQTQDASGGAGHVQTADRGVQANHESREGGKLLKSNSRAYVPHRASSQVASERNSLNLHRRTQSEAPPVTHRKPNAVPAATVESKSAQGKATTATAKLGEVRPRYLEPRKPRAVAPTATNGHGAGPVRSATSSSIPANGGRKAPAKNLHISSSDSSRNSSPAARRVQNGTRLGNKSSNLSMDSLASPARRAKSSSRGPQDRYSSDQNSLAESMKSSVITNKTISHESLSGSSKLARIQQINGHTKGAATGKIKATQRGSTVGNKSTRQLKQQHNAMASNGSSPSSVHTTKSAASRLSSVSSTLSTRELFKQRSISVPAGGTDGAPNKGRHSFLSAKSREILAKRAEKNKLQQQQQQQKQTEAPVEDRGSVQLRSSAGPLRSSSHSAVSSMLQQHNLRNSLPSNIPTRRPNTLHLKKTTAATNGMGGPTKTTTNGMSNGTYKSAQAVKQKLDLLIDAQIEGVVPRERVESKLERSSTFCKDSADLDISELQIVE; translated from the exons ATGGATGCGTCGCCCCTGTCGCCGGAACAGGCACCCATCTTGGTCACGGGGAGGTCATTGGACCAGCAGGTGGACGCCAGTTCGCCCAACCACTCGAACTACTCGAATCTCacgaacagcagcagcggcagcagtgCCAGCAGTCCCTCGGCCTGCTCATCCTCGTCTTCCTCATCCTCGGCTCCGCAATACAGTGCGGATATCCGGGCGGCTGCACTGCatccacagcagcaacagcagcagcagcagcagcagagagGATCTGCCTCCGGATCGCGctcaggatcaggatcagcGAAGACCTGTGAACTGGACGTGGGCGAGGAGCGGGATACCTTCTCACCCGTTTCCAGTCCGGATTGCAACGGAGCTGCCGCCGTGAATGTTCTGCCCTCTTCGAGTGGCTCTGTGGACAACAAGATCTACGAGGGAGGCAGCAAGGTGAAGCCCCCCTCCAAGGAGGAGAAGCAGCGCCAGAACGAAGAGATCGTGTGCATGGAGACCTCGACGGTGTCCACGGAAACTGGTTCCTGGGAGTCCATGTACCCCGCAGCAGGCGTTGCTCCGCAAGCTGAACCCGAGGAAATGGAAGCCTCTACGGTTTTCAAAGGCATCAGTGCCAGCACGTTGCTGCGGGACCTGGAGAAGCGGGATCAGCCGTTGTCCACGTCGGGAACCAGTGCCTGCTTCATAGACGCCTCCTCGCTGAGGGACGAGGACGAGGTGCTGTCCTTCCCCAGTCTAGATGGTCACGGTCAGGAGGAAGAAGTCGGGCAAGAGGCGACTGGCGACGAGGAGCCTGAGGATGAGCCATCGCCCACTGAGCAGCTTGAGCAGTTTCACAAATCCTTTGCCAGGTGCAAAGGCGTGAGACtaacacaacagcaacaacaacaacatcagcagcagcagagagAGCAGGAACAGGAGGATCCCCCTGACGAGCCGGCGGAGGAGCGACATGCTCCCATGTCGGTGCCCTACAGCTTCCAGCACAATGCCCAACACTTCAGTGTGCTGCCCCTGGGCAGCAGTCCCAAGTTCACCCACCATCAGCATCCGCACAACCAGAGTCAGCAGCATCATCCCGATCTCAGCTACACCACGGACTACTCCTCCAGCAGTCCGGCTCCGAGTTTAGTGTGGTCAGAGCAGGGCAGGAACCACCAGggcgcctcctcctccacgcCCCACAACTCGATGGTGCACATAGAGCCCGCGTCGGCAGGGAGCAATAACTCCTCCATTCACCGGGATTACACGCTATCTTCTTCACTGTCGCATCACAGGGACTCGGGTGCCTATTGCAGTGATGCCACGGATTCGCCACTGCCTCTGCCCCGCACTCCCAAGAGAAGTTCCAAGTTCGATGAGGCCAATCCCATTGTTTCTGGCGGAGCATCCATTGAGGATTTCCGGGAGAAGCAGTGCGAGAGCCCCAGCATCAAGAGACGCACAGACACTTGCCCGATAGTTTCGGGCGGATTTGTGTCCCTGGACTTTGCGCCCACTCGCCCGCTGGCggatgacgacgacgaggaggaacTGGGTGAAGATCCTGAATTAGCTGGTGTGGAAATGCGCGTGAAGACGGGCGTTCAGAGAAAACCTGTTCCCGGCATTGCTTCCTGGGTGGTGGACATGAGTGACTGCCGGCCGGAGAGGCGGaggagcaccagcagcaccacctcCAGCTTCCGGGAGCGCTCCGACTCCAACAGTTCGCACAAGAGCGGCTGTGGCTTCTACGTTTCCTTGGATGACATGGACAGGAAGCCTCAAGAGCAACCAAAGGCAGCAGCGGTGGCACCTCCATCGCAGCTGAGCAAATCCTACACGGCACCCAAGTCAGCTGGGTTCTTCGTGGATCTTTCCCAGAGCGCCAAAGATGACGACGTGGCAGCAAAGAGTCAGGAGGTGACCGAAGACAAGGAGGAAGCCAAGCCAGAACCCAAGAACATATTCAGTATGTTCATTGATTTTGGCGAGCAAAAGACACCGCGCTCCAATGGCAGAAAGGAACCATTGAGTCTGGCGCAGAGGTTGTCCAGCTCCTTGAGCTCTTCCGCTTCGAGAAGGGGAGACACCGAAGTGATGAAGTCCAGCGCCAGTTCCACGGAGACCCTGATGGCCAAGAGCGCCAACCAGAAGGATGTGTCTGCAGGAGCTGGTGAGAGCAAATCCCTGGACTACAGATGCAACCTGGAGCCACCGCTAACAGTGGCTGCACTGCGTCGTCTGTCGCAGCAGCATCGCCAGCAGAGCGATCCCGCCAAGCGCCACAGCTGGGGCAGCAATGGTCAGCCGGAGCAGGCATCCGGATCGGGAGCAGGCAACGATTGCAAGCGATCCATCAGTCTGACTGCCAACGGAGCCACCGATTCGGGAGCGGGTCTAATGAGCATCATAGACAAGCTGCCCATTATATCCAAGGCCTCCTCCCTCTCCATCGATAGCTCCGTTTCTCCGTACGATGATTTTAGTGGATCCAATCCTGGAATAAGCAGCTGTtcggaggaggagcagggcCAAGTCCAGGGACGGATCAAGAAGAGGCGAAGGGATGTTCAAATAAATGAGACGTATGACAAATCCAGCTTGGCTTCGGTAACTGAGGGCATTCTATCCAAGGACTTGTCGCCCGCTTCCAATACAGACACCGATGATCTCACCTTCCAGCAGGACGAACAGCTTGCCAAGGAGCAGGCGGAACTGGTTGCAATGCCCCTCCAGCTGACTAGCAGCTCCAATCGCACCAGCAGCGTAATGGAGACCATCATCGAGGCCAAGGAGACGGCCTCGCCCAAGAAGCAGGTTACACTCAGCAATGGCCATACCATGGAGTCCTTACACGCCACCATCgagaagcaaaagcaactgCTGGAGACGGTCAACGAGCACGGAGAACAGACGACACAGCAGCCCTCCCAGATCCCCTCGAGCTTCGTCAAGCTGTCCGACATGGATAAGCCCGTGAAGCACGATCTGCAGTCACCGGATTCGATGAGCAAGAGCGTGGGCAACAACCACAGAAGCTCCCAGCTGGGTCAGAGACTCTACAGGGATGAGAACCGTGCGCGTCCCCACTCCTGGGCCATGACCCGATCCACGGGCAACACGTTGCAGAACTTCACCAACTCGGTGGACAATATAAGGAGTCTCTCGCGACTGTTTCCAAACTTCTCGAAGGAGTTTTCAAACTCCCTGCCCAACGGTATGACACTGGAACAGGTGCAGGGTCAGCAGGTGGACTACATCCAAACGGATCTCAGTGCGGACTCGAGTCTTGCCTCCAGTTTCAGCAGATCGGGAATGGATGAATCCTCGCTGAGCTGCAGGCAGCCCAGGCGTTTGGGGGAGGATTTGCTCAAGATGTTCCTGCAGGAAATTGCCACGGACATGCTGGTGGAGGTGCACGGTCGACGTATCCGTGCCCACAAGTGCATCCTGCGCTCTCGTTGTCAATACTTTGCTGCCATGCTGGCGGGGCACGGATCGCAGAGCGTGGTCTCCCTGCAGGGTTACTCCTATGCAGCCGTGCATTTTGCACTGTGCCACATCTATTCAGGTGCCTCGCACCCACCGGATGGGATCAGTCTGATGGAGCTGGCGGCTCTGGCGGACTTGCTGGGACTGGAGGGTCTCAAGGAGGTGACCTCTCATGCTCTGAAGACGAACTACTGCCACAACTTCCACAAGCCGTGCTCCGGCTGCACCGATGGCATCCTGCAGGTGCTACCCGTGGCGTTGAACCATGCTCTGGATGATCTGTACAGGAAGTGCCTGCGCTGGACGTGTCGCCACTACCTGAAGGTGTGGCCAACCAGGCAGTTCGCTCAGCTGCCCCCAGACATACTCGGCCGATGCCGCCAACAAATTGTCGCGTACATG ACATCGGAGACGGTGCTGGACACGGTGCTCGATTGCGACCACTTGCTGGCCCAACTGTCGGCCTATCGCTGGGGCCACGTCTGCGAGCAACTGGTGCGGGAGATCTTAGAGGCAGCGTACGCCTATGTGGGCGACCACTTTGCCAGCCTGATCGCCAGCGATTCCTTCCTCTCGCTCGGCCACGACCGCAGCAGGCACATCCCGCGCTTGGAGACCCTGCTCCTGCACACGGCAGCGGAGCTCACTCCGGAGCAGGCGTGCCGTAGCTATCAGCGGGTAACGCGCCTTAACACCGTGCTGCAGGCAAAGGTCATCCATATGCCGGCCAGTTTGGGTCAATCGGAGCTGGCGCGGGAGCTGCAGGGTCTGCAGGAAGAGCAATTGGACTGGCAGCCGGAATACATTCGACTGGTAGGAGCACTCGTCTACGCGGTGGAGCAGTGCCTCATCCGACAGTGCTCGAGAGCTATGCGCGTAACGGCCTGGCAACGCATGGACCTGGAGCTACGTAAGAAGATTCAGACGCTGGCCCGTCTCACTGAACCACTCGACATGAAGCGGCAAAACGGCAAGCCGGTAAGCAAGGCGTTTTCCTTTGGCGGAAGCACACGCAGCCAGGACCTCGTGCAGATCAAGTTGGCCATTCAAGCTCAGACGAAGCGAGCCCACGCTCAAGAGACACTCATGTACAAAGCTACGCAGACCCAGGACGCGTCTGGTGGAGCTGGCCACGTGCAAACTGCCGATAGAGGAGTGCAGGCGAATCATGAGTCCCGGGAAGGAG GCAAACTGCTCAAGTCCAACTCCCGTGCGTATGTTCCGCATCGCGCCAGCTCCCAGGTGGCTTCGGAGCGGAACAGCTTAAATCTTCATCGACGCACACAGTCAGAGGCTCCGCCAGTGACCCACAGGAAGCCGAATGCAGTTCCAGCTGCTACAGTAGAATCAAAGTCTGCCCAAGGAAAGGCTACCACTGCAACTGCCAAACTTGGCGAAGTGCGACCCCGTTATCTGGAGCCGCGTAAGCCAAGGGCTGTGGCTCCAACTGCAACAAACGGCCATGGAGCCGGTCCCGTGCGCAGTGCCACCAGCTCGAGCATCCCAGCCAACGGGGGCAGAAAGGCGCCAGCCAAAAACCTGCACATCTCCTCCAGCGACAGCTCACGAAACTCGAGTCCGGCGGCACGGAGAGTGCAGAATGGCACACGTCTGGGCAACAAGTCCAGCAATCTGTCCATGGACAGTCTGGCATCGCCGGCACGTCGTGCTAAGAGCAGCTCTAGGGGACCACAGGACCGATACTCCTCCGACCAGAACTCGCTGGCGGAGAGCATGAAGAGCTCTGTGATCACCAACAAAACGATCTCACACGAGTCGCTCTCGGGTAGCTCGAAACTGGCCAGAATTCAGCAGATAAATGGCCATACCAAAGGAGCTGCAACGGGAAAAATCAAGGCAACGCAGCGGGGCTCCACTGTGGGCAATAAGTCAACCCGCCAGCTGAAGCAACAGCACAACGCAATGGCCTCCAACGGGTCCAGTCCCAGTTCGGTGCACACGACCAAGTCAGCGGCCAGTCGCCTCTCCTCCGTCAGCAGCACACTCTCCACGCGGGAATTGTTTAAGCAGCGCTCTATTTCAGTGCCCGCAGGTGGCACAGATGGAGCGCCAAACAAGGGGCGTCACAGCTTCCTGTCGGCCAAGTCCCGAGAGATCCTGGCCAAGCGAGCGGAGAAGAACAAgctacagcagcaacaacagcaacagaagcaaACTGAAGCGCCTGTCGAGGACCGCGGCTCAGTCCAACTGCGGTCGTCCGCTGGCCCCCTGCGCTCCTCCTCACATTCCGCGGTGTCGAGCATGCTGCAGCAGCATAATCTGCGCAACAGCCTTCCCTCCAACATTCCCACCAGACGCCCCAATACGCTGCATCTGAAGAAAACCACAGCGGCGACAAACGGAATGGGCGGCCCCACTAAAACCACCACCAACGGAATGTCGAATGGAACGTACAAGTCGGCCCAGGCGGTTAAGCAGAAGCTGGACCTGCTCATCGATGCCCAGATAGAGGGTGTGGTGCCCAGGGAGCGTGTGGAGTCCAAGCTGGAGCGCTCAAGCACCTTTTGCAAAGACAGCGCCGATCTGGACATCAGCGAATTGCAGATAGTGGAGTAA